From a region of the Arachis ipaensis cultivar K30076 chromosome B09, Araip1.1, whole genome shotgun sequence genome:
- the LOC107616796 gene encoding probable inorganic phosphate transporter 1-7, giving the protein MGFFTDAYDLFCISLVTKLLVRIYYLVDGAPKPETLPPNVSTAVNGVAFIETLFGQLFFGWLGDKLEKKKVYGMALLLMAICSVASGLSFGREPKSVMTRYAFSGGFGILAGGIFATVVSSIFKAKFDAPPFEVDPVGSTVPEADFAWRVILMVGALPAALTYCTAESYSPRKICSWNS; this is encoded by the coding sequence ATGGGTTTCTTCACGGATGCCTATGACCTGTTTTGTATCTCCCTCGTAACAAAGCTACTTGTCCGCATATACTACCTGGTGGACGGTGCACCAAAGCCGGAAACGTTGCCCCCCAATGTCTCCACCGCAGTTAATGGCGTAGCCTTCATCGAAACACTTTTCGGTCAGCTCTTCTTTGGCTGGCTAGGTGACAAGCTCGAGAAAAAGAAAGTCTACGGTATGGCTCTGCTGCTTATGGCGATTTGCTCTGTCGCTTCCGGCCTCTCGTTTGGTCGGGAACCAAAGTCAGTTATGACACGCTATGCTTTTTCCGGTGGGTTTGGAATCTTGGCCGGAGGCATATTTGCAACCGTTGTCTCATCGATATTCAAGGCGAAATTCGATGCTCCGCCATTTGAGGTCGATCCGGTAGGCTCAACTGTTCCAGAAGCAGATTTTGCGTGGAGAGTAATTCTTATGGTTGGGGCTCTTCCCGCTGCACTGACATACTGTACTGCAGAGAGTTACTCACCACGCAAAATCTGCTCTTGGAACAGTTGA